A window from Petrotoga sp. 9PW.55.5.1 encodes these proteins:
- a CDS encoding 3-keto-5-aminohexanoate cleavage protein — translation MEKLIITAALTGAEVTKDQQPNLPINPSEIAQSAYDCYLAGASIVHVHARDENGYATQSLQTYKIIKEKIESKCNVIFQPSTGGAVYHSFEERKQPLSLNPEMATLSAGTTNFGKDIFANPQEYIENFALEMKERKIKPEIEVFERGHISNALRLEKKELLKKPIHFDFVLGVPGAMPGEVEDLIFLVKNIPEGSTWTVAGIGKYELPLSVHAILMGGHVRVGFEDNIYFRKGELAKSNAQLVERIAKLSLEFGREIATPDEARKILNISGGKK, via the coding sequence ATGGAAAAGTTGATCATTACAGCGGCCCTAACAGGTGCAGAAGTTACAAAAGATCAACAACCAAACTTACCTATTAACCCCTCTGAAATTGCCCAATCTGCTTATGACTGCTACTTAGCCGGTGCTTCTATTGTCCATGTACATGCAAGAGATGAAAACGGATATGCAACCCAATCGCTTCAAACTTATAAAATAATAAAGGAAAAAATAGAATCAAAATGTAATGTTATTTTTCAACCATCCACCGGAGGAGCTGTTTATCATTCTTTTGAAGAAAGAAAACAACCTTTAAGCTTAAACCCAGAGATGGCAACTTTATCTGCAGGAACAACTAATTTCGGTAAAGATATTTTCGCAAATCCTCAAGAGTATATAGAAAATTTCGCTCTAGAAATGAAGGAAAGAAAAATAAAACCTGAAATTGAAGTTTTTGAACGAGGACATATATCAAACGCTTTAAGATTAGAAAAAAAAGAGTTGTTAAAAAAACCTATTCATTTTGATTTTGTTTTGGGTGTGCCTGGGGCAATGCCTGGAGAGGTAGAAGATCTAATATTTCTTGTAAAAAATATCCCTGAAGGTAGTACATGGACAGTTGCAGGAATTGGAAAATACGAATTACCCCTTTCAGTTCATGCAATTTTGATGGGAGGTCATGTTAGAGTTGGATTCGAAGATAATATATACTTTAGAAAAGGAGAATTAGCAAAATCTAATGCCCAATTAGTCGAAAGGATTGCAAAACTTTCTTTAGAATTCGGAAGGGAAATTGCCACACCTGACGAAGCAAGAAAAATACTAAATATATCGGGAGGAAAAAAATGA